Proteins from a single region of Nocardioides anomalus:
- a CDS encoding sensor histidine kinase, with translation MPPPRTTRTARPAASQDDGWLELTAVRRAAVAGRPVTHRRILVQVGALTLLVLAGVVAVGGWASRQEAESEAVDAAARRTQTLARAVVEPVLTDAVVAGDPGALATLDRAVRDHVLNDAVVRVKIWSADGAVVYSDEPRLVGRQFGLDEEEAEMLSRGSGRGAEVTDLDEPENVYERDRGKLLEVYLPVHTPDGTPLLFETYSPYDSVVTRTGEIWGGFAVITAASLVALFLLLLPLVTSLVRRLRGLQEQRERLLEQALAASDTERRRVAASLHDGPVQELAGTAFVVAGAAQKARDADQPALATALDEAAAAVRSGIGGLRSLLVEVYPATLARTGLTGALADLLGGLAPREVVVTTDIEPAAVEALSAEQAQHVFHVAQELVRNVAKHAAASAARLTLTRSGPLVVLELTDDGVGFDPEAAFAHPDAGHIGLPLLRDAAQQHGTRLAVRSAPGAGAAWRLEVPVP, from the coding sequence ATGCCCCCGCCGCGTACGACCCGGACCGCACGGCCCGCGGCGAGCCAGGACGACGGGTGGCTGGAGCTCACGGCGGTACGCCGCGCGGCCGTCGCCGGGCGGCCGGTCACCCACCGGCGGATCCTGGTCCAGGTCGGTGCCCTCACCCTGCTGGTGCTGGCCGGGGTGGTGGCCGTGGGCGGGTGGGCGTCGCGGCAGGAGGCCGAGAGCGAGGCCGTCGACGCGGCCGCCCGCAGGACCCAGACGCTGGCCCGCGCGGTCGTCGAGCCCGTGCTCACCGACGCGGTGGTGGCCGGCGACCCCGGCGCCCTGGCCACCCTCGACCGCGCGGTGCGCGACCACGTCCTCAACGACGCGGTCGTGCGGGTCAAGATCTGGAGCGCGGACGGCGCCGTCGTCTACTCCGACGAGCCGCGGCTCGTCGGGCGGCAGTTCGGCCTGGACGAGGAGGAGGCCGAGATGCTGTCGCGCGGCTCGGGCCGCGGGGCGGAGGTCACCGACCTCGACGAGCCGGAGAACGTCTACGAGCGTGACCGCGGCAAGCTGCTCGAGGTCTACCTGCCGGTGCACACCCCCGACGGGACGCCGCTGCTCTTCGAGACCTACTCGCCCTACGACTCGGTGGTCACCCGGACCGGGGAGATCTGGGGCGGCTTCGCGGTGATCACCGCCGCCAGCCTGGTCGCACTATTCCTGCTGCTCCTGCCCCTGGTGACCTCGCTCGTACGCCGGCTGCGCGGCCTGCAGGAGCAGCGCGAGCGGCTCCTGGAGCAGGCCCTGGCGGCCTCCGACACCGAACGGCGTCGCGTCGCCGCGTCACTGCACGACGGCCCGGTCCAGGAGCTGGCCGGCACGGCGTTCGTCGTGGCCGGCGCCGCCCAGAAGGCCCGCGACGCCGACCAGCCGGCGCTGGCCACGGCCCTGGACGAGGCGGCCGCCGCGGTGCGCTCCGGCATCGGGGGCCTGCGCTCGCTGCTGGTCGAGGTCTACCCGGCGACGCTGGCCCGGACCGGGCTCACCGGCGCGCTCGCCGACCTGCTCGGCGGCCTCGCGCCCCGCGAGGTGGTGGTGACCACCGACATCGAGCCGGCCGCGGTGGAGGCGCTGAGCGCCGAGCAGGCCCAGCACGTCTTCCACGTCGCGCAGGAGCTGGTGCGCAACGTGGCCAAGCACGCCGCGGCGAGCGCCGCGCGGCTGACCCTGACCCGGAGCGGTCCGCTCGTGGTCCTCGAGCTCACCGACGACGGCGTGGGCTTCGACCCGGAGGCGGCGTTCGCACACCCCGACGCCGGCCACATCGGCCTGCCCCTGCTGCGCGACGCCGCGCAGCAGCACGGCACCCGCCTGGCCGTCCGGTCCGCGCCCGGCGCGGGCGCCGCGTGGCGACTGGAGGTGCCGGTCCCGTGA
- a CDS encoding ABC transporter permease, producing MIRASLKSLLARRVRLLLSTFAIVLGVAFVTGILMFSDTLERSFTALFSSRVGDVVVRPTGTDVAQAGLTGTTQTVPASLQQTLEQLPGAARVDGRIDANGVYVVGTDGKVVGGSGPPALGANWNDAPAGHGIESLTLLEGHAPLGPDEVVIDETTAQQAGYEIGDEVSIVTATQSLDVHPELVGLVGFREGGSLNGATYAAFDTPTAQQLFLKGQDAYSTFWVTAEDGVSQARLAQEANAALPDGTEAVTGDKAADEAAGPLLDGIDFLTTMVLIFAAIALVVSTFIIVNTFSILVAQRSRELALLRALGATKRQVIRSVQLEAFVVGVVGATAGLGLGVVLATGIRSLVGALGLDLAEQPLVLQARTPVAAYAIGIVVTMVAAYLPARRTGRIAPVQALRDDVALPESSIQRRLVLGIALIVLGIPLVGVGLFVDGAPHNGWWVGGGVLAVLLGVTAASPVIGRPFLRATAAADARLFGPIGRLAGQNSLRNPRRTTATASALMIGLTLAFTVAILGSSAKASVDKTVRENFIGDFIVSSAFGRGFSSTITERLADVQGVDKVLGERFGFGLYRGKTSDGIGLVATQADRIRDFDLTTTSGSLADFADGTVLLKEDWAREHSLRAGDTFDITVPTGKQQWTVAGIVEDSPLVFGPVLTTTGTLLASGFPDEDNYVVVFGQPGATGLQQRLDQVVEDLPVVTVKDEQAFAAEQRAPIDRIITIIYVLLVFAVVIAILGIINTLALSVIERTREIGLLRAIGVSRRQLRTMIRLESVVIAVLGAVLGVLLGIAFGVTLMYALRDQGLEVIHIPVGQLLLFLVLALVIGVLAAVLPARRAARLDVLRAIATD from the coding sequence GTGATCCGCGCCTCGCTCAAGAGCCTGCTGGCCCGTCGGGTCCGGCTGCTGCTCAGCACCTTCGCCATCGTGCTGGGCGTCGCGTTCGTGACCGGCATCCTGATGTTCTCCGACACCCTGGAGCGCAGCTTCACCGCGCTGTTCTCCTCGCGCGTCGGCGACGTCGTGGTCCGCCCGACCGGCACCGACGTCGCCCAGGCCGGCCTGACCGGCACGACGCAGACCGTGCCGGCCTCGCTGCAGCAGACCCTCGAGCAGCTGCCGGGCGCGGCGCGGGTGGACGGGCGCATCGACGCCAACGGCGTGTACGTCGTCGGCACCGACGGCAAGGTCGTGGGCGGCTCCGGACCGCCGGCGCTGGGCGCCAACTGGAACGACGCGCCGGCCGGCCACGGCATCGAGTCCCTGACCCTCCTCGAGGGCCACGCGCCGCTCGGTCCGGACGAGGTGGTCATCGACGAGACCACGGCCCAGCAGGCCGGCTACGAGATCGGCGACGAGGTCTCGATCGTCACCGCCACCCAGTCGCTCGACGTGCACCCCGAGCTGGTCGGGCTGGTCGGCTTCCGGGAGGGCGGGTCGCTCAACGGCGCGACGTACGCCGCGTTCGACACCCCGACGGCGCAGCAGCTGTTCCTCAAGGGCCAGGACGCCTACAGCACGTTCTGGGTGACCGCGGAGGACGGCGTCTCGCAGGCCCGGCTGGCCCAGGAGGCGAACGCCGCGCTGCCGGACGGCACCGAGGCCGTCACCGGCGACAAGGCTGCCGACGAGGCGGCCGGGCCGCTGCTCGACGGCATCGACTTCCTCACCACGATGGTGCTCATCTTCGCCGCGATCGCCCTCGTGGTGAGCACGTTCATCATCGTCAACACCTTCTCCATCCTGGTCGCGCAGCGCAGCCGCGAGCTCGCGCTGCTGCGCGCCCTCGGCGCCACCAAGCGCCAGGTCATCCGCTCGGTGCAGCTCGAGGCCTTCGTGGTCGGCGTGGTCGGCGCGACGGCCGGCCTCGGCCTCGGCGTCGTGCTGGCCACCGGCATCCGCTCGCTGGTCGGCGCGCTCGGGCTCGACCTGGCCGAGCAGCCGCTGGTCCTCCAGGCGCGGACCCCCGTGGCGGCGTACGCCATCGGGATCGTGGTGACCATGGTCGCGGCGTACCTCCCGGCGCGGCGGACCGGCCGGATCGCGCCCGTGCAGGCCCTGCGCGACGACGTGGCGCTGCCGGAGTCCTCGATCCAGCGGCGACTGGTGCTCGGGATCGCGCTCATCGTGCTCGGGATCCCGCTGGTGGGGGTCGGGTTGTTCGTCGACGGCGCCCCGCACAACGGCTGGTGGGTCGGCGGCGGCGTGCTCGCCGTGCTGCTCGGTGTGACCGCGGCCAGCCCGGTCATCGGCCGGCCCTTCCTGCGCGCCACGGCCGCCGCCGACGCGCGGCTGTTCGGCCCGATCGGCCGGCTCGCGGGCCAGAACTCCCTGCGCAACCCGCGGCGCACGACGGCCACCGCCTCGGCCCTGATGATCGGGCTGACCCTCGCCTTCACCGTGGCCATCCTCGGCTCGTCGGCCAAGGCGTCGGTGGACAAGACCGTGCGCGAGAACTTCATCGGCGACTTCATCGTCAGCAGCGCCTTCGGCCGGGGCTTCTCCTCGACGATCACCGAGCGGTTGGCCGACGTGCAGGGCGTGGACAAGGTGCTGGGGGAGCGCTTCGGCTTCGGTCTCTACCGGGGCAAGACCTCCGACGGGATCGGGCTGGTCGCCACCCAGGCCGACCGGATCCGCGACTTCGACCTCACCACCACCTCCGGCAGCCTGGCCGACTTCGCGGACGGGACCGTGCTGCTCAAGGAGGACTGGGCGCGCGAGCACTCGCTGCGGGCCGGTGACACCTTCGACATCACCGTCCCCACCGGCAAGCAGCAGTGGACGGTGGCCGGGATCGTGGAGGACAGCCCACTGGTCTTCGGGCCGGTGCTCACCACGACCGGGACCCTCCTGGCCTCGGGCTTCCCCGACGAGGACAACTACGTGGTGGTCTTCGGCCAGCCGGGGGCGACCGGCCTGCAGCAGCGCCTGGACCAGGTGGTCGAGGACCTGCCGGTGGTCACGGTCAAGGACGAGCAGGCCTTCGCCGCCGAGCAGCGCGCCCCGATCGACCGGATCATCACCATCATCTACGTGCTGCTGGTCTTCGCCGTGGTCATCGCGATCCTCGGCATCATCAACACCCTCGCGCTCTCGGTCATCGAGCGAACCCGCGAGATCGGCCTGCTCAGAGCCATCGGCGTGAGCCGCCGGCAGCTGCGCACGATGATCCGCCTGGAGTCGGTGGTCATCGCCGTGCTCGGCGCGGTGCTCGGCGTGCTGCTCGGCATCGCCTTCGGCGTGACGCTCATGTACGCCCTGCGCGACCAGGGCCTCGAGGTCATCCACATCCCCGTCGGCCAGCTGCTGCTGTTCCTGGTGCTGGCCCTGGTCATCGGCGTGCTCGCGGCCGTCCTGCCCGCCCGCCGCGCCGCTCGGCTCGACGTACTGCGGGCCATCGCCACGGACTGA
- the gndA gene encoding NADP-dependent phosphogluconate dehydrogenase — MPAHDAPATIGLTGLATMGRNLARNIARHGHAIAVHNRTTERMTAMLEEFGEEGDFTGCESLEELVQAVERPRAIIIMVKAGEATDAVIDELVPLLDEGDIVVDGGNAHFTDTLRRQQTLEEHGLHFVGMGVSGGEEGALNGPSIMVGGSDHAYEQLGPVVESIAAVVDGTPCCAHVGPDGAGHFVKMVHNGIEYADMQLIAESYDLLRSVAGLEPHAIGDVFAQWNEGDLESFLIELTADVLRFDDASGQPFVDVVRDEAEQKGTGRWTVQSALDLGVPITGIAEATFARSLSGHTDQREAARKVFSTSPDEQRVEVDRDTFVDQVRAALYASKVVAYAQGFDQIAKGAEEHGWDIDLGELATIWRGGCIIRAQFLDRIREAYADEPDLTTLLTTPYFADAVKEGVDAWREVVATAAAGGVPVPAFGSSLSYFDGLRRERLPAALIQALRDNFGAHTYRRVDRDGTFHTQWAAEGRPEQEM, encoded by the coding sequence ATGCCTGCACACGACGCCCCCGCGACCATCGGCCTGACCGGCCTCGCCACCATGGGCCGCAACCTGGCCCGCAACATCGCCCGCCACGGCCACGCCATCGCCGTGCACAACCGCACGACCGAGCGGATGACGGCGATGCTGGAGGAGTTCGGCGAGGAAGGCGACTTCACCGGCTGCGAGAGCCTCGAGGAGCTCGTGCAGGCCGTCGAGCGCCCCCGGGCGATCATCATCATGGTCAAGGCCGGGGAGGCGACCGACGCCGTCATCGACGAGCTGGTCCCGCTGCTCGACGAGGGCGACATCGTGGTCGACGGCGGCAACGCCCACTTCACCGACACCCTGCGCCGCCAGCAGACGCTGGAGGAGCACGGCCTGCACTTCGTCGGCATGGGCGTCTCCGGCGGCGAGGAGGGCGCCCTCAACGGCCCCTCCATCATGGTCGGCGGCTCCGACCACGCCTACGAGCAGCTCGGCCCGGTGGTCGAGTCCATCGCCGCGGTCGTCGACGGCACGCCGTGCTGCGCGCACGTCGGCCCGGACGGCGCCGGCCACTTCGTGAAGATGGTCCACAACGGCATCGAGTACGCCGACATGCAGCTCATCGCCGAGTCCTACGACCTGCTCCGCTCGGTCGCGGGCCTCGAGCCGCACGCGATCGGCGACGTCTTCGCGCAGTGGAACGAGGGCGACCTCGAGTCCTTCCTCATCGAGCTGACCGCCGACGTGCTGCGCTTCGACGACGCGTCCGGGCAGCCGTTCGTCGACGTGGTCCGCGACGAGGCCGAGCAGAAGGGCACCGGCCGCTGGACCGTGCAGAGCGCGCTCGACCTCGGCGTCCCCATCACCGGCATCGCCGAGGCGACCTTCGCCCGCTCGCTGTCCGGGCACACCGACCAGCGCGAGGCCGCGCGCAAGGTCTTCTCCACCAGCCCGGACGAGCAGCGCGTCGAGGTGGACAGGGACACCTTCGTGGACCAGGTCCGCGCCGCGCTCTACGCCTCCAAGGTGGTCGCCTACGCCCAGGGCTTCGACCAGATCGCGAAGGGTGCCGAGGAGCACGGCTGGGACATCGACCTCGGCGAGCTGGCCACGATCTGGCGCGGTGGCTGCATCATCCGCGCGCAGTTCCTGGACCGGATCCGCGAGGCGTACGCCGACGAGCCGGACCTCACGACGCTGCTGACCACGCCGTACTTCGCCGACGCGGTGAAGGAGGGCGTCGACGCCTGGCGCGAGGTGGTCGCGACCGCGGCCGCCGGCGGGGTACCGGTCCCGGCGTTCGGCTCCTCCCTGTCCTACTTCGACGGGCTCCGCCGCGAGCGGCTGCCCGCCGCCCTGATCCAGGCGCTGCGCGACAACTTCGGCGCGCACACCTACCGCCGCGTCGACCGCGACGGCACGTTCCACACGCAGTGGGCGGCCGAGGGCCGCCCCGAACAGGAGATGTGA
- a CDS encoding ABC transporter ATP-binding protein: protein MAEGARVAARVANLTKTYGEGETRVVALDDVTLDLMAGEFTAVMGPSGSGKSTLMHCLAALDTADSGSVMIGDQELTVLKDKALTRLRRDAIGFVFQSYNLVPTLTARENILLPMSIAGRKPDREWYDNVIATVGLADRLDHKPNELSGGQQQRVAVARALVSRPTVVFADEPTGNLDSASGAEVLQLLRRSVDEHGQTVVIVTHDPVAAAYTDRVLFLADGRVVDELRAPDRDQVLETMARLAEPTPTPGRA, encoded by the coding sequence ATGGCGGAGGGAGCGCGGGTCGCGGCGCGGGTCGCGAACCTCACCAAGACCTACGGCGAGGGTGAGACCAGGGTCGTCGCGCTCGACGACGTGACCCTCGACCTGATGGCCGGGGAGTTCACCGCGGTGATGGGGCCGAGCGGCTCGGGCAAGTCCACGCTCATGCACTGCCTGGCCGCGCTCGACACCGCCGACTCCGGCTCGGTCATGATCGGCGACCAGGAGCTGACGGTCCTCAAGGACAAGGCGCTGACCCGACTGCGGCGTGACGCGATCGGCTTCGTGTTCCAGTCCTACAACCTGGTGCCCACGCTCACCGCGCGGGAGAACATCCTGCTGCCGATGTCGATCGCGGGCCGCAAGCCCGACCGGGAGTGGTACGACAACGTCATCGCCACCGTCGGGCTGGCCGACCGGCTCGACCACAAGCCCAACGAGCTGTCCGGGGGCCAGCAGCAGCGGGTCGCGGTGGCCCGGGCCCTGGTCAGCCGGCCGACCGTGGTCTTCGCCGACGAGCCGACCGGCAACCTCGACTCCGCCTCCGGGGCCGAGGTGCTCCAGCTGCTGCGGCGCAGCGTGGACGAGCACGGGCAGACCGTGGTCATCGTGACGCACGACCCGGTCGCGGCGGCGTACACCGACCGGGTGCTGTTCCTGGCCGACGGCCGGGTCGTCGACGAGCTGCGCGCCCCCGACCGCGACCAGGTCCTGGAGACCATGGCCCGGTTGGCCGAGCCGACGCCGACGCCAGGGCGCGCCTGA
- a CDS encoding alpha-ketoglutarate-dependent dioxygenase AlkB, translated as MDFQSTLFAPAEADQPRALDCTALERTTLTRGAWVDIARSWLTDPDDVFETLVRDVPWRADRRQMYDRVVDVPRLLHTYMIGEDLPHPVLTEAREVLSAHYAVELGEPFRTAGCAYYRDGRDSVAWHGDTIGRGKTTDTMVAIVSVGDPRRLHLRPRLGGADPVVVEMGHGDLVVMGGSCQRTWEHAVPKVAHAGPRISVQYRPFNVF; from the coding sequence ATGGACTTCCAGTCGACGCTCTTCGCCCCCGCCGAGGCGGACCAGCCGCGCGCCCTCGACTGCACCGCCCTCGAGCGCACCACGCTCACCCGCGGCGCCTGGGTGGACATAGCGCGCAGCTGGCTGACCGACCCCGACGACGTCTTCGAGACCCTCGTGCGCGACGTGCCGTGGCGCGCCGACCGCCGCCAGATGTACGACCGCGTGGTCGACGTGCCGCGGCTGCTGCACACCTACATGATCGGCGAGGACCTCCCCCACCCGGTGCTGACCGAGGCCCGCGAGGTGCTGTCCGCGCACTACGCCGTCGAGCTCGGCGAGCCGTTCCGCACGGCCGGCTGCGCCTACTACCGCGACGGCCGCGACTCCGTGGCCTGGCACGGCGACACCATCGGCCGCGGCAAGACCACCGACACCATGGTCGCCATCGTCTCGGTCGGCGACCCGCGCAGGCTCCACCTGCGCCCCCGCCTCGGCGGCGCCGACCCCGTCGTGGTCGAGATGGGCCACGGCGACCTGGTCGTCATGGGCGGCTCCTGCCAGCGCACGTGGGAGCACGCCGTGCCCAAGGTCGCCCACGCCGGGCCGCGGATCTCGGTGCAGTACCGCCCCTTCAACGTGTTCTGA
- a CDS encoding GntR family transcriptional regulator, with protein sequence MTEVLVKDARALKHVQVREYVRSLCAGMSPGSPAPSERELVAQFGVARMTVRQAMDALVVEGLLERIPGKGTFVARPRRSTSSLTSYTEEMARRGMLAESITLLARREQAGPGVARALNVSEGDPVIHWKRLRRADGQPMCIEDAFLNEIILPGFLQSGMPTSLYEALDQRGLRPTWAEDSINADISSPEEAGHLEVEPGAPVLRHSRRALNGDKVVEVSRSAFRADRFTLWVQIGQDF encoded by the coding sequence ATGACGGAGGTGCTGGTGAAGGATGCGCGGGCGCTCAAGCACGTCCAGGTGCGCGAGTACGTCCGCTCCCTGTGCGCCGGCATGTCGCCCGGATCGCCCGCCCCGAGCGAGCGCGAGCTGGTGGCGCAGTTCGGCGTGGCCCGGATGACCGTGCGCCAGGCCATGGACGCCCTGGTCGTCGAGGGCCTCCTCGAGCGCATCCCCGGCAAGGGCACCTTCGTGGCCCGCCCGCGCCGCTCGACCAGCAGCCTCACGAGCTACACCGAGGAGATGGCCCGCCGCGGCATGCTCGCCGAGAGCATCACGCTCCTGGCCCGGCGCGAGCAGGCCGGCCCCGGCGTGGCCCGCGCCCTCAACGTCAGCGAGGGCGACCCGGTCATCCACTGGAAGCGCCTGCGGCGTGCCGACGGCCAGCCCATGTGCATCGAGGACGCCTTCCTCAACGAGATCATCCTGCCCGGCTTCCTGCAGTCCGGCATGCCCACCAGCCTCTACGAGGCCCTCGACCAGCGCGGCCTGCGGCCGACCTGGGCCGAGGACTCCATCAACGCCGACATCTCCTCGCCCGAGGAGGCCGGTCACCTCGAGGTCGAGCCCGGTGCGCCGGTGCTGCGCCACTCGCGGCGGGCGCTGAACGGCGACAAGGTCGTCGAGGTGTCGAGGTCGGCCTTTCGCGCGGACCGGTTCACGCTCTGGGTCCAGATCGGGCAGGACTTCTAG
- a CDS encoding response regulator, which yields MSGALTKVLLVDDHQLVRAGLAGLVDAAADLAVCGQAANGEEAVARAVETAPDVVLMDLSMPVLDGVEATRRLLREVPTARVVVLTSFADTARVQEALRAGAVGYLLKDSEPATLLAAVRSAAAGSGPIDPRVTAALLEPTAAQDEDAEALSPREREVLELVAQGLANKQIARRLGITERTVKAHVGSLFRRIGVADRTSAALWARDHLGR from the coding sequence GTGAGCGGAGCGCTGACGAAGGTGCTGCTCGTCGACGACCACCAGCTCGTCCGCGCCGGGCTGGCCGGCCTGGTGGACGCGGCCGCCGACCTCGCCGTCTGCGGCCAGGCCGCCAACGGCGAGGAGGCCGTGGCCCGCGCGGTCGAGACCGCGCCCGACGTGGTGCTCATGGACCTGTCCATGCCGGTCCTCGACGGGGTCGAGGCCACCCGCCGGCTGCTGCGCGAGGTGCCGACGGCGCGGGTCGTCGTGCTGACGTCGTTCGCCGACACCGCCCGCGTGCAGGAGGCCCTGCGCGCGGGGGCCGTGGGCTACCTGCTCAAGGACTCCGAGCCGGCCACGCTGCTGGCCGCGGTCCGCTCGGCGGCCGCGGGCTCAGGGCCGATCGACCCGCGGGTCACTGCCGCGCTGCTGGAGCCGACCGCAGCGCAGGACGAGGACGCCGAGGCGCTCAGCCCGCGCGAGCGCGAGGTCCTCGAGCTCGTGGCCCAGGGCCTGGCCAACAAGCAGATCGCCCGCCGCCTCGGCATCACCGAGCGCACCGTCAAGGCGCACGTCGGCAGCCTGTTCCGCCGCATCGGCGTGGCCGACCGGACCTCGGCCGCGCTGTGGGCGCGCGACCACCTCGGTCGCTAG